A window of the Tiliqua scincoides isolate rTilSci1 chromosome 5, rTilSci1.hap2, whole genome shotgun sequence genome harbors these coding sequences:
- the LOC136652861 gene encoding olfactory receptor 4D1-like: MENNTMKVTEFILVGLSQNPKVQSALFFLFLLIYSTTWIGNITIIITVITTPNLHTPMYFLLANLAVIDISESSVTSLKMLWDLFFHTHIISYNWCIAQIFFIHLTGGAVVFLLVVMAIDRYIAIYKPLRYLMIMDTGVCISLVAGAWLGGFAHSIVQIGILIQLPFCGPNVLDNFYCDIPQLIKLACTDTYITELLMVSNSGLLLTLIFFVLLVSYTVILVKIRTHVTEGKHKALSTCAAQIMVMSLNFVPGMFIYDRPFQVFPGDKIVSVLYTLFTPMLNSMIFTFRNTEMKNTVRKRMRAFWLSKRTEPPQ; this comes from the coding sequence ATGGAGAACAATACAATGAAAGTGACAGAATTTATCCTTGTGGGTCTCTCTCAGAATCCAAAAGTACAGTCCgcccttttcttccttttcctcctcatcTATAGCACAACCTGGATTGGAAACATCACCATTATAATCACCGTCATCACCACACCCAACCTCCACACACCCATGTACTTTCTGCTAGCAAACCTGGCTGTCATAGACATCAGTGAATCATCAGTCACCTCCCTCAAGATGTTGTGGGACCTCTTCTTCCATACCCATATTATTTCCTACAACTGGTGCATTGCCCAAATCTTCTTCATCCATTTAACTGGGGGTGCGGTGGTCTTTTTGCTAGTGGTAATGGCTATTGACAGATACATAGCAATCTACAAGCCCCTGAGATATTTGATGATCATGGACACAGGCGTTTGTATTAGTTTGGTAGCAGGTGCTTGGCTGGGAGGTTTTGCTCACTCCATCGTCCAGATTGGAATTCTCATTCAGCTCCCCTTCTGTGGTCCTAACGTCTTGGACAATTTCTACTGTGACATCCCTCAGCTCATCAAACTGGCATGCACTGACACATACATCACTGAACTCCTGATGGTTTCCAACAGTGGGCTACTGCTGACATTAATCTTCTTTGTCTTACTTGTGTCATACACTGTCATCTTGGTGAAGATTAGAACACACGTCACAGAAGGCAAGCACAAAGCCCTCTCCACTTGTGCTGCACAGATCATGGTGATGAGCTTGAATTTTGTTCCAGGAATGTTCATTTACGACCGACCTTTCCAAGTATTTCCAGGAGACAAGATCGTCTCTGTCCTCTACACTCTCTTTACTCCGATGCTGAATTCAATGATCTTCACTTTCCGCAACACAGAGATGAAAAACACAGTCAGGAAGCGAATGAGAGCATTTTGGCTTTCCAAAAGGACAGAACCACCACAGTGA
- the LOC136652862 gene encoding olfactory receptor 4D1-like — MEPKNLTSTVTEFLLLGLTANRILQYVLFVVFLAICVATWLGNLTIITTVITDHRLRTPMYFLLGNLAFIDLSESSVTVPKMLWDLTSQRKVISFGGCMAQMFFFHFTGGAVVFLLMVMALDRYVAIHKPLQYLTIMNQTMCVGLVTGAWLGGFVHSLVQIVLMIRLPFCGPNTLDNYYCDIPQVIKLACTNTFILELLMFSNSGLLTVLIFIILVVSYTIILVKIRVHITEGKKKALSTCVAQITVVCIHFVPCIFIYARPFQEFAADKSLSALYTVLTPMLNPLIYTLRNAEMKNAIRRLLRRIKPLGLPVPAQDRIVP, encoded by the exons ATGGAGCCAAAGAACCTTACCAGCACCGTGACGGAATTTCTTCTTCTGGGCCTCACAGCAAACCGTATTCTGCAATATGTCCTCTTTGTGGTGTTCCTTGCCATCTGTGTCGCCACTTGGCTTGGCAACCTCACCATAATCACCACAGTGATTACTGACCACCGGCTTCGCACCCCAATGTACTTTCTGCTAGGAAACCtggccttcatagatctcagcGAGTCTTCCGTCACTGTGCCAAAGATGCTGTGGGACCTCACATCACAGCGCAAGGTTATTTCTTTCGGTGGGTGCATGGCACAGATGTTCTTCTTTCACTTCACTGGGGGAGCAGTGGTCTTTCTGCTCATGGTAATGGCATTGGACCGCTATGTGGCTATCCATAAACCTCTTCAGTATCTCACCATAATGAACCAAACTATGTGTGTGGGATTGGTCACAGGAGCATGGCTGGGTGGTTTTGTTCATTCCCTTGTTCAGATAGTTTTAATGATTAGATTGCCTTTCTGTGGACCCAACACCTTGGACAATTACTACTGTGATATTCCCCAAGTTATCAAACTGGCTTGTACAAACACATTTATTCTAGAGTTACTAATGTTTTCAAATAGTGGGCTTCTCACTGTCCTTATTTTCATCATCCTGGTTGTATCATACACAATCATCTTGGTTAAGATAAGAGTTCACATCACAGAAGGGAAGAAGAAGGCTCTCTCCACATGTGTGGCCCAGATCACAGTGGTCTGCATACATTTTGTACCCTGTATCTTCATCTATGCTCGCCCTTTCCAGGAATTTGCAGCGGACAAGAGTCTGTCTGCACTTTACACCGTTCTCACGCCGATGTTAAATCCTCTCATTTACACACTGAGAAATGCCGAGATGAAGAATGCCATTAGGAGATTATTGAGAAGAAT caagcctcttggattgcctgttccagcgcaggataggattgtgccctaa
- the LOC136652863 gene encoding olfactory receptor 4D9-like, whose protein sequence is MEADNTTAEVMEFVFVAISQYPGVERVLFILFLLVYVTTCLGNATIIATVMSDHHLHTPMYFLLANLAFLDASESSVTAPKLLQVLLSQNKTTSFHGCLTQVFFFHFIGGTVVFFLVVMAADRYLAVQKPLQYMAIMNKNTCLGVVISAWLGGFVHSIVQVMLVLQLPFCGPNILDNFYCDVPQVVKLACTDIFAVELLMVSNNGLVTTGAFIVLLISYSILLFKIQNHVSDGEHKALSTCAAQFTVVSLHFIPCIFIYDRPFKKFAADKVVSILYTVITPMLNPIIYTLRNTEMKNAIRRLASRLLNFFQKRSKL, encoded by the coding sequence ATGGAGGCAGACAACACTACAGCAGAAGTTATGGAATTTGTATTTGTGGCAATCTCACAGTACCCAGGAGTTGAACGTGTCCTGTTTATACTATTCCTGCTGGTTTATGTGACAACATGTTTGGGAAATGCCACTATTATAGCCACTGTCATGTCAGACCACCATCTCCACACACCTATGTATTTCCTATTGGCTAACTTGGCTTTTCTAGATGCTAGTGAATCCTCAGTGACTGCTCCTAAATTGCTCCAAGTTCTCCTTTCCCAGAACAAAACCACCTCCTTCCATGGATGTTTGACACAGGTGTTCTTTTTTCACTTTATTGGGGGTACTGTTGTCTTCTTCttggtggtgatggcagcagaTCGTTACCTGGCTGTTCAGAAACCTTTGCAGTACATGGCCATCATGAACAAGAACACCTGTCTAGGAGTTGTTATAAGTGCTTGGCTCGGTGGTTTTGTGCATTCCATTGTCCAAGTGATGCTTGTTTTACAGTTACCATTTTGTGGCCCCAACATATTGGACAATTTCTATTGCGATGTCCCACAGGTGGTCAAATTGGCCTGCACAGATATCTTCGCTGTTGAACTACTCATGGTCTCCAACAATGGGCTTGTTACCACAGGGGCATTCATTGTTTTACTAATTTCCTATAGCATCCTCTTGTTCAAGATACAAAATCATGTCTCAGATGGGGAGCACAAAGCCCTTTCTACCTGCGCAGCCCAGTTCACGGTCGTGAGCTTACATTTTATCCCCTGCATCTTCATTTACGACCGCCCCTTTAAAAAATTTGCCGCAGACAAAGTTGTCTCCATCCTCTACACAGTTATCACTCCCATGCTCAACCCCATCATCTACACACTCAGAAATACTGAGATGAAAAATGCCATTAGGCGGTTAGCAAGCAGGCTGCTGAACTTTTTTCAGAAGAGATCAAAGCTGTGA